A genomic region of Tigriopus californicus strain San Diego chromosome 1, Tcal_SD_v2.1, whole genome shotgun sequence contains the following coding sequences:
- the LOC131888723 gene encoding endoplasmic reticulum aminopeptidase 1-like isoform X2: MTKAGVSLNMKNTYIKADDFQQNELRVATIAALSQQMQSDSRHGLYATSKKDLYEQGPVAQCSKAQAIALTVFVFTALFLTSLAAAFVKPFNIECPVEEIAEVEVPSDEPELVATNGEEFPWDDIRLPSFITPIRYDIELTPNLTTHWVKGIEKLIFTVKEETNFIVFHSKNITITSRTMNERLNVERMLEYPFREQIYLETDEYMVPGVSYAIRLKFQYKLSKHLEGFYLSRYNNEAGEQRFLATSHFEPTYARRAFPCFDEPDLKAKFLMTITHDTEYSAFFNTPKKAVTEVRGKNNLIRDEFEETVDMSTYLVAFVVCDFAQVHSITQKGVNVSVIAAPHKIGQAQFALESATKIMDYYDEFFGIPYPLPKEDLIAIPDFGAGAMENWGLITYRETSLLYSETQTSADAKQWIAVVVAHELAHQWFGDLVTMKWWNDLWLNEGFASWMEYLGVDHIHPEWRMMDQFFLDMVAPALALDSLTTSHPISVDVKDPKEIEAIFDTISYKKGAAIIHMLEDLVGEKTIRDGLTHYLKEHKFDNAETNDLWDAISRSWDSGKYDFTVKEMMDTWTLQMGYPLITFDQQNDTNIYTIRQERFLKSMNVNDTEIQERRHEQDDYQWVVPLTFHTDLEDFPTHKFILNKSQTMDFEFPGDMTWFKANLNGTGFYRVNYPASNWDALILALNTDHRVFTPADRAQLINDAFALAQAGLLPSTKPLDMIMYLLKENEIVPWATALRHLSAWKVTLQETDLIPLINNFIQTLISPIYNKVGWGETGEHMERLLRKLILRTALDADMEEAQEKAVKYFHDYKNKNESVPPNLKAVAYSAGVKFGGLDEWKFAWTMFKESHIPSEKSIWMRALANSPHPYILQQYLDATLDRQKIKPQDVTSVLAGVARNPAGANLAWRHVQMHWDEILSNFGVGSFIIGSIIESTTSHFSTEFDYEQVQDFFIPRRTHIGSGQRALDQSEEQIQINIEWRRDHEEEIRRWMQAKVGASAKIF, translated from the exons GCGACAGCAGACATGGATTGTACGCCACTTCCAAAAAGGACCTTTACGAGCAGGGACCAGTGGCCCAATGTTCCAAAGCACAGGCTATTGCCCTGACAGTCTTCGTCTTCACCGCCCTATTCCTGACCTCTTTGGCCGCCGCTTTCGTCAAACCATTTAATA TCGAATGTCCGGTGGAAGAGATTGCAGAGGTGGAAGTGCCATCCGACGAGCCTGAACTAGTTGCCACCAATGGAGAAGAATTCCCTTGGGATGACATCCGACTCCCCTCTTTTATTACCCCCATTCGCTATGACATTGAGTTGACGCCGAATCTCACCACCCATTGGGTCAAGGGCATCGAGAAATTGATCTTCACCGTGAAAGAGGAGACCAATTTCATCGTGTTCCACTCCAAGAATATCACCATCACTAGTCGAACAATGAACGAACGTCTCAATGTGGAACGGATGCTGGAATATCCATTTCGAGAGCAAATCTACTTAGAGACCGATGAGTACATGGTTCCAGGTGTATCCTACGCTATTCGGCTCAAGTTCCAGTACAAGTTGTCCAAGCATTTGGAAGGATTCTACTTATCAAGATACAATAACGAGGCCGGAGAACAGAG GTTTTTGGCTACCTCTCACTTCGAGCCAACCTATGCTCGGCGAGCTTTCCCTTGCTTCGACGAACCGGATTTAAAAGCTAAATTCCTGATGACCATCACTCACGACACGGAGTACTCGGCCTTTTTCAACACTCCCAAGAAGGCTGTTACGGAGGTGCGTGGCAAAAATAACCTTATCCGGGATGAATTCGAAGAAACCGTGGATATGAGCACCTATTTGGTGGCTTTCGTGGTTTGCGATTTCGCCCAAGTGCATTCCATCACTCAAAAAGGCGTGAATGTGTCAGTAATTGCTGCTCCTCATAAGATTGGACAAGCCCAATTTGCCCTGGAATCCGCCACCAAGATCATGGATTACTACGACGAATTCTTCGGAATTCCTTATCCTCTGCCAAAGGAAG ACTTGATTGCCATTCCCGACTTTGGTGCTGGAGCCATGGAGAATTGGGGCCTAATCACTTACCGAGAGACGTCTCTGCTTTATTCTGAGACCCAGACGAGTGCCGACGCCAAGCAATGGATTGCGGTGGTCGTGGCGCACGAGTTGGCTCACCAATGGTTTGGCGATCTCGTCACCATGAAATGGTGGAATGACTTGTGGTTGAATGAAGGATTCGCCAGCTGGATGGAATATCT TGGTGTGGATCACATTCATCCCGAATGGCGAATGATGGACCAATTCTTTTTGGACATGGTGGCCCCAGCGCTCGCTTTAGATTCACTCACCACCTCACATCCAATTTCAGTGGATGTCAAGGATCCCAAAGAGATCGAGGccatttttgacaccatttccTACAAGAAAGGGGCGGCCATTATTCACATGCTCGAGGACCTGGTGGGCGAAAAAACCATTCGAGACGGACTGACCCATTACCTGAAGGAGCATAAATTCGACAATGCGGAAACCAACGACTTGTGGGACGCCATTTCTCGTTCCTGGGACTCGGGAAAGTACGACTTCACAGTGAAAGAGATGATGGATACGTGGACCCTTCAAATGGGATATCCCTTGATTACTTTCGATCAGCAAAACGACACGAACATCTACACTATCCGACAAGAAAGATTTCTCAAGTCCATGAAC GTCAATGACACAGAAATTCAGGAGCGACGCCACGAACAAGACGATTATCAATGGGTCGTGCCTTTGACCTTCCACACGGATCTCGAGGACTTCCCCACCcacaagttcattttgaacaaaagccaAA CTATGGACTTCGAGTTTCCTGGAGACATGACATggttcaaggccaatttgaatGGAACTGGCTTCTACCGAGTCAACTACCCCGCCAGCAATTGGGACGCCCTGATCTTGGCCCTGAACACGGACCATCGCGTGTTCACCCCCGCCGATCGAGCCCAGTTGATCAACGACGCCTTTGCACTCGCTCA GGCGGGGCTGCTGCCATCGACCAAGCCTTTGGACATGATCATGTACTTGCTGAAAGAGAACGAAATTGTCCCGTGGGCCACGGCCTTGAGACATCTGAGCGCGTGGAAAGTCACTTTACAGGAGACTGACCTTATCCCTTTGATCAACAACTTCATCCAAACCCTTATATCTCCGATCTACAACAAAGTGGGTTGGGGTGAAACAGGGGAACATATGGAAAG ACTTCTGCGGAAGCTCATTTTACGAACAGCCTTGGATGCGGATATGGAGGAGGCTCAAGAAAAGGCCGTGAAATACTTCCATGATTACAAGAACAAGAATGAGAGTGTGCCACCCAATCTGAAAGCTGTGGCGTATTCGGCGGGAGTCAAATTTGGTGGATTGGATGAATGGAAATTTGCTTGGACCATGTTCAAGGAGAGCCACATCCCCAGTGAGAAGAGTATCTGGATGCGGGCTTTGGCTAATTCTCCCCATCCTTACATTCTACAACA GTATTTGGACGCTACGTTGGACCGCCAAAAGATCAAGCCCCAAGATGTGACCTCTGTCTTGGCGGGCGTGGCTAGAAATCCAGCTGGTGCCAATTTGGCGTGGCGACATGTCCAGATGCATTGGGACGagattttgtccaattttggcGTGGGATCCTTTATAATTGGCTCGATTATTGAATCCACCACGTCCCACTTCTCCACCGAATTCGATTACGAACAG GTGCAAGATTTCTTCATACCCAGAAGAACCCATATTGGCTCTGGACAAAGGGCTTTGGATCAAAGTGAGGAGCAGATCCAGATCAACATCGAGTGGCGGCGGGATCACGAGGAGGAGATTCGTCGATGGATGCAGGCCAAAGTGGGCGCGTCGGCCAAGATTTTCTGA
- the LOC131888767 gene encoding nucleolar protein dao-5-like (The sequence of the model RefSeq protein was modified relative to this genomic sequence to represent the inferred CDS: added 33 bases not found in genome assembly): MTDISGADLKIKISAILKEADLESTSNKKVRMQLEEELKTDLTARKEEINKIIQEVMNEMDSEEEDDDDEEEDEEGDDEEEAKDKKKKPAPKESPPKKSPAKKKKTDQDEDEQDPDDKPEADDDDELEDEEDDEDDEDDEEETPKKKPAARTPAKTAAAKNGKNGTASPAKKKPAPKKASSDVDDDDFADADEDDEEAEDVEDEESEDEKRPNQGRAGRRAAPSPKKRKDSDASSNFSDQLDSDLEGESSGEDSGSDYAPDELVRAAKRSNKAMGKKGRGRGARGGRSVKRRRGSDDSSDESSGEEWGKQKKRGRGGGAKRRAARSDSEDSDGEPKPKKKRGGGGGGFSKPLKLSEDLADIVGKDEAPRHEVVKQMWAYIKENNLQDPKNKQFAKCDDKLMKIIGQKKFRCFGMAKFLKDHMTSE; the protein is encoded by the exons ATGACGGACATCAGCGGAGCGGATTTGAAGATCAAGATCTCGGCCATCCTCAAGGAGGCCGATCTGGAGAGCACGTCCAATAAGAAGGTTCGCATGCAACTGGAGGAGGAGCTCAAGACGGATTTGACCGCCCGGAAAGAGGAGATCAACAAGATCATTCAAGAAGTCATGAACGAGATGGACTCCgaagaggaggacgacgacgacgaggaagaagacgaagagggcgacgacgaggaagaggccaaggacaagaaaaagaagcctGCCCCCAAAGAGAGTCCCCCCAAGAAGAGTccggccaagaagaagaaaaccgaCCAAGACGAGGACGAGCAAGACCCGGATGACAAGCCCGAGGcagatgacgacgacgagctcgaggacgaggaagacgacgaggacgatgaggacgacgaagaagagacCCCCAAGAAAAAACCGGCCGCACGCACGCCGGCCAAAACTGCAGCCGCCAAGAATGGCAAAAACGGCACGGCCTCGCCGGCGAAGAAGAAACCCGCGCCCAAGAAAGCTAGCAGCGATGTGGACGATGACGATTTTGCCGATGCGgatgaggacgacgaagaGGCCGAAGACGTGGAAGACGAAGAGAGCGAGGACGAAAAGCGGCCGAATCAGGGTCGAGCTGGACGGCGGGCAGCGCCCTCGCCCAAGAAGCGGAAAGACTCGGACGCCTCCTCCAACTTCTCTGACCAACTCGATTCTGATTTGGAAGGCGAGAGCTCGGGCGAGGACTCGGGCTCAGATTACGCCCCCGACGAGCTGGTCCGGGCCGCCAAGCGCTCCAACAAAGCCATGGGTAAGAAAGGGCGTGGACGAGGCGCTCGTGGCGGGCGCTCGGTCAAGCGGAGACGAGGGTCGGACGATTCGTCGGACGAGAGCTCGGGCGAAGAGTGGGGCAAGCAGAAGAAGCGCGGGCGAGGCGGCGGGGCCAAGCGGCGGGCCGCTCGCTCAGATTCGGAAGACAGCGACGGTGAGCccaagcccaagaagaagCGCGGCGGGGGCGGAGGCGGGTTCTCCAAGCCGCTCAAACTGTCGGAGGATCTGGCTGATATCGTGGGCAAGGATGAAGCCCCCCGACACGAGGTGGTCAAACAGATGTGGGCCTACATTAAGGAAAACAATCTCCAGGATCCGAAGAACAAACAATTTGCCAAGTGCGACGATAAGCTCATGAAAATTATTGGCCAGAAGAAGTTCCGCTG GACGTCGGAATGA
- the LOC131888723 gene encoding endoplasmic reticulum aminopeptidase 1-like isoform X1 — MNKWNNSEELPLSASTGNSANVRSIGYRTLQEEEHHDNSLNGDSRHGLYATSKKDLYEQGPVAQCSKAQAIALTVFVFTALFLTSLAAAFVKPFNIECPVEEIAEVEVPSDEPELVATNGEEFPWDDIRLPSFITPIRYDIELTPNLTTHWVKGIEKLIFTVKEETNFIVFHSKNITITSRTMNERLNVERMLEYPFREQIYLETDEYMVPGVSYAIRLKFQYKLSKHLEGFYLSRYNNEAGEQRFLATSHFEPTYARRAFPCFDEPDLKAKFLMTITHDTEYSAFFNTPKKAVTEVRGKNNLIRDEFEETVDMSTYLVAFVVCDFAQVHSITQKGVNVSVIAAPHKIGQAQFALESATKIMDYYDEFFGIPYPLPKEDLIAIPDFGAGAMENWGLITYRETSLLYSETQTSADAKQWIAVVVAHELAHQWFGDLVTMKWWNDLWLNEGFASWMEYLGVDHIHPEWRMMDQFFLDMVAPALALDSLTTSHPISVDVKDPKEIEAIFDTISYKKGAAIIHMLEDLVGEKTIRDGLTHYLKEHKFDNAETNDLWDAISRSWDSGKYDFTVKEMMDTWTLQMGYPLITFDQQNDTNIYTIRQERFLKSMNVNDTEIQERRHEQDDYQWVVPLTFHTDLEDFPTHKFILNKSQTMDFEFPGDMTWFKANLNGTGFYRVNYPASNWDALILALNTDHRVFTPADRAQLINDAFALAQAGLLPSTKPLDMIMYLLKENEIVPWATALRHLSAWKVTLQETDLIPLINNFIQTLISPIYNKVGWGETGEHMERLLRKLILRTALDADMEEAQEKAVKYFHDYKNKNESVPPNLKAVAYSAGVKFGGLDEWKFAWTMFKESHIPSEKSIWMRALANSPHPYILQQYLDATLDRQKIKPQDVTSVLAGVARNPAGANLAWRHVQMHWDEILSNFGVGSFIIGSIIESTTSHFSTEFDYEQVQDFFIPRRTHIGSGQRALDQSEEQIQINIEWRRDHEEEIRRWMQAKVGASAKIF; from the exons GCGACAGCAGACATGGATTGTACGCCACTTCCAAAAAGGACCTTTACGAGCAGGGACCAGTGGCCCAATGTTCCAAAGCACAGGCTATTGCCCTGACAGTCTTCGTCTTCACCGCCCTATTCCTGACCTCTTTGGCCGCCGCTTTCGTCAAACCATTTAATA TCGAATGTCCGGTGGAAGAGATTGCAGAGGTGGAAGTGCCATCCGACGAGCCTGAACTAGTTGCCACCAATGGAGAAGAATTCCCTTGGGATGACATCCGACTCCCCTCTTTTATTACCCCCATTCGCTATGACATTGAGTTGACGCCGAATCTCACCACCCATTGGGTCAAGGGCATCGAGAAATTGATCTTCACCGTGAAAGAGGAGACCAATTTCATCGTGTTCCACTCCAAGAATATCACCATCACTAGTCGAACAATGAACGAACGTCTCAATGTGGAACGGATGCTGGAATATCCATTTCGAGAGCAAATCTACTTAGAGACCGATGAGTACATGGTTCCAGGTGTATCCTACGCTATTCGGCTCAAGTTCCAGTACAAGTTGTCCAAGCATTTGGAAGGATTCTACTTATCAAGATACAATAACGAGGCCGGAGAACAGAG GTTTTTGGCTACCTCTCACTTCGAGCCAACCTATGCTCGGCGAGCTTTCCCTTGCTTCGACGAACCGGATTTAAAAGCTAAATTCCTGATGACCATCACTCACGACACGGAGTACTCGGCCTTTTTCAACACTCCCAAGAAGGCTGTTACGGAGGTGCGTGGCAAAAATAACCTTATCCGGGATGAATTCGAAGAAACCGTGGATATGAGCACCTATTTGGTGGCTTTCGTGGTTTGCGATTTCGCCCAAGTGCATTCCATCACTCAAAAAGGCGTGAATGTGTCAGTAATTGCTGCTCCTCATAAGATTGGACAAGCCCAATTTGCCCTGGAATCCGCCACCAAGATCATGGATTACTACGACGAATTCTTCGGAATTCCTTATCCTCTGCCAAAGGAAG ACTTGATTGCCATTCCCGACTTTGGTGCTGGAGCCATGGAGAATTGGGGCCTAATCACTTACCGAGAGACGTCTCTGCTTTATTCTGAGACCCAGACGAGTGCCGACGCCAAGCAATGGATTGCGGTGGTCGTGGCGCACGAGTTGGCTCACCAATGGTTTGGCGATCTCGTCACCATGAAATGGTGGAATGACTTGTGGTTGAATGAAGGATTCGCCAGCTGGATGGAATATCT TGGTGTGGATCACATTCATCCCGAATGGCGAATGATGGACCAATTCTTTTTGGACATGGTGGCCCCAGCGCTCGCTTTAGATTCACTCACCACCTCACATCCAATTTCAGTGGATGTCAAGGATCCCAAAGAGATCGAGGccatttttgacaccatttccTACAAGAAAGGGGCGGCCATTATTCACATGCTCGAGGACCTGGTGGGCGAAAAAACCATTCGAGACGGACTGACCCATTACCTGAAGGAGCATAAATTCGACAATGCGGAAACCAACGACTTGTGGGACGCCATTTCTCGTTCCTGGGACTCGGGAAAGTACGACTTCACAGTGAAAGAGATGATGGATACGTGGACCCTTCAAATGGGATATCCCTTGATTACTTTCGATCAGCAAAACGACACGAACATCTACACTATCCGACAAGAAAGATTTCTCAAGTCCATGAAC GTCAATGACACAGAAATTCAGGAGCGACGCCACGAACAAGACGATTATCAATGGGTCGTGCCTTTGACCTTCCACACGGATCTCGAGGACTTCCCCACCcacaagttcattttgaacaaaagccaAA CTATGGACTTCGAGTTTCCTGGAGACATGACATggttcaaggccaatttgaatGGAACTGGCTTCTACCGAGTCAACTACCCCGCCAGCAATTGGGACGCCCTGATCTTGGCCCTGAACACGGACCATCGCGTGTTCACCCCCGCCGATCGAGCCCAGTTGATCAACGACGCCTTTGCACTCGCTCA GGCGGGGCTGCTGCCATCGACCAAGCCTTTGGACATGATCATGTACTTGCTGAAAGAGAACGAAATTGTCCCGTGGGCCACGGCCTTGAGACATCTGAGCGCGTGGAAAGTCACTTTACAGGAGACTGACCTTATCCCTTTGATCAACAACTTCATCCAAACCCTTATATCTCCGATCTACAACAAAGTGGGTTGGGGTGAAACAGGGGAACATATGGAAAG ACTTCTGCGGAAGCTCATTTTACGAACAGCCTTGGATGCGGATATGGAGGAGGCTCAAGAAAAGGCCGTGAAATACTTCCATGATTACAAGAACAAGAATGAGAGTGTGCCACCCAATCTGAAAGCTGTGGCGTATTCGGCGGGAGTCAAATTTGGTGGATTGGATGAATGGAAATTTGCTTGGACCATGTTCAAGGAGAGCCACATCCCCAGTGAGAAGAGTATCTGGATGCGGGCTTTGGCTAATTCTCCCCATCCTTACATTCTACAACA GTATTTGGACGCTACGTTGGACCGCCAAAAGATCAAGCCCCAAGATGTGACCTCTGTCTTGGCGGGCGTGGCTAGAAATCCAGCTGGTGCCAATTTGGCGTGGCGACATGTCCAGATGCATTGGGACGagattttgtccaattttggcGTGGGATCCTTTATAATTGGCTCGATTATTGAATCCACCACGTCCCACTTCTCCACCGAATTCGATTACGAACAG GTGCAAGATTTCTTCATACCCAGAAGAACCCATATTGGCTCTGGACAAAGGGCTTTGGATCAAAGTGAGGAGCAGATCCAGATCAACATCGAGTGGCGGCGGGATCACGAGGAGGAGATTCGTCGATGGATGCAGGCCAAAGTGGGCGCGTCGGCCAAGATTTTCTGA